In Lemur catta isolate mLemCat1 chromosome 1, mLemCat1.pri, whole genome shotgun sequence, one DNA window encodes the following:
- the ST6GAL1 gene encoding beta-galactoside alpha-2,6-sialyltransferase 1 isoform X2 — protein MNSQLVTTEKRFLKDSLYNEGILIVWDPSVYHSDIPKWYQNPDYNFFNNYKSYRKLHPNQPFYILKPQMPWELWDILQEISPEEIQPNPPSSGMLGIIIMMTLCDQVDIYEFLPSKRKTDVCYYYQKFFDSACTMGAYHPLLFEKNLVKHLNEGTDEDIYLLGKATLPGFRTIRC, from the exons ATGAACTCTCag CTGGTCACCACAGAAAAGCGCTTCCTCAAAGACAGTTTGTACAACGAAGGAATCCTAATTGTGTGGGACCCATCTGTATACCATTCAGATATCCCAAAG TGGTACCAGAATCCGgactataatttctttaataactaCAAGAGCTATCGTAAGCTGCATCCCAACCAGCCCTTTTACATCCTCAAGCCCCAGATGCCCTGGGAGCTGTGGGACATCCTCCAGGAAATCTCCCCAGAAGAGATTCAGCCAAACCCCCCATCTTCCGGGATGCTTG GTATCATCATCATGATGACTCTGTGTGACCAGGTGGATATTTACGAGTTCCTCCCATCCAAGCGCAAGACTGATGTGTGCTACTACTACCAGAAGTTCTTCGACTCTGCCTGCACCATGGGCGCCTACCACCCACTGCTCTTTGAGAAGAATTTGGTGAAGCACCTCAATGAGGGCACAGATGAGGACATTTACCTGCTTGGAAAAGCCACACTGCCTGGCTTCAGGACCATTCGCTGCTGA